The Vigna unguiculata cultivar IT97K-499-35 chromosome 6, ASM411807v1, whole genome shotgun sequence genome contains a region encoding:
- the LOC114189065 gene encoding cytochrome P450 714C2-like isoform X2, which yields MQLHFDSQFFMTIVFLSFIGFLCYLYTSFVEKPNKLLSKLMKQGINGPPPTILLGNILELKKAHSAASKPSSSSKIPSSHNCAALLLPLFDKWRNEYGQVFTFSLGTIQILCVNQPDIVRDFTVCTSLDLGKSAYQLKNLEPLLGQGILSSNGTKWVHQRKILAPELYMEKGMMNIVRESAVSVVNSWSNRIEAEGGVADIEIDECMRNFSGNVISKACFGSNYDKSEEIFLKFVALQELLSWKNIFRLIPGMSYLPLKTNREIWRLEKEVKEIILQVVKERKETSLEKDLLQVVLENVKDSKLSKEAIDNFIVDNCKNIYLAGYETTAVSATWCMMLLASNPDWQDRVRAEVTEICRGEIPDFSMLSKMKQLGMVINEALRLYPPVTVMSREALEDMKFGELDAPKGLNIWVMVVSLHTNPDIWGDDAYKFKPERFANGTTGCCKLPHVYMPFGVGPRVCLGQNLAIVELKMIIALILSKFTFSLSPSYVHSPTLRLLIEPEHGVNILVKKL from the exons ATGCAGCTTCATTTTGATTCTCAGTTTTTTATGACTATtgtgtttctttcttttattggGTTTCTATGTTATCTCTACACTTCTTTTGTGGAGAAGCCAAATAAGCTTCTTTCAAAGCTAATGAAGCAAGGTATCAATGGTCCACCTCCAACTATTCTGCTTGGAAATATTTTGGAGTTAAAGAAAGCTCACTCTGCCGCTTCAAAGCCTTCCTCTTCTTCAAAAATCCCTTCTTCTCACAACTGTGCTGCTCTTCTTCTTCCACTCTTCGATAAATGGAGAAACGAATATG GTCAAGTGTTCACGTTTTCTCTTGGAACCATTCAAATACTGTGCGTGAACCAACCAGATATAGTGAGAGACTTCACAGTATGCACATCCTTGGACTTGGGGAAGTCTGCATATCAACTCAAAAACCTAGAGCCTTTGTTGGGTCAAGGCATTTTATCTTCAAATGGGACAAAATGGGTCCACCAAAGAAAGATCCTAGCTCCAGAACTATACATGGAAAAG GGAATGATGAATATAGTTAGAGAGTCTGCTGTTTCTGTGGTAAACTCGTGGAGTAATAGAATAGAAGCAGAAGGTGGAGTTGCTGACATCGAAATTGACGAGTGCATGAGAAATTTCTCTGGGAATGTTATTTCAAAAGCGTGCTTTGGAAGCAATTATGACAAGAGTGAAGAAATTTTCTTGAAATTCGTAGCTCTCCAAGAGTTATTGTCCTGGAAAAATATCTTCAGACTTATCCCTGGCATGAG CTACCTTCCACTAAAGACCAACAGAGAAATATGGAGATTAGAAAAGGAGGTGAAAGAAATCATACTCCAGGTGGTCAAGGAAAGAAAGGAAACTAGTCTTGAGAAGGACTTGCTGCAAGTGGTTCTTGAAAATGTTAAGGATAGTAAGCTAAGTAAAGAGGCCATTGACAATTTTATCGTTGATAACTGCAAGAATATATACTTGGCAGGGTATGAGACAACTGCAGTTTCTGCTACATGGTGCATGATGCTGCTGGCCTCAAACCCAGATTGGCAAGATCGTGTTCGTGCTGAGGTGACTGAAATTTGCAGGGGTGAGATCCCAGATTTTAGTATGCTTAGTAAGATGAAGCAG CTAGGAATGGTTATTAATGAAGCATTGCGGCTTTATCCTCCTGTGACTGTGATGTCAAGAGAGGCCTTGGAGGACATGAAATTTGGGGAGCTTGATGCTCCTAAGGGGCTTAACATTTGGGTAATGGTAGTGAGTTTGCATACAAATCCAGATATATGGGGAGATGATGCATACAAATTCAAACCAGAAAGATTTGCGAATGGAACCACAGGGTGTTGCAAGTTGCCACACGTGTACATGCCCTTTGGGGTTGGGCCACGTGTGTGTCTTGGACAGAACTTGGCTATTGTGGAACTTAAGATGATCATAGCTCTCATATTGTCCAAATTCACTTTCTCACTCTCTCCAAGCTACGTTCATTCGCCCACTCTCAGGTTGCTCATAGAGCCTGAACATGGAGTCAATATCTTGGTCAAAAAACTATGA
- the LOC114189065 gene encoding cytochrome P450 714C2-like isoform X1, which produces MQLHFDSQFFMTIVFLSFIGFLCYLYTSFVEKPNKLLSKLMKQGINGPPPTILLGNILELKKAHSAASKPSSSSKIPSSHNCAALLLPLFDKWRNEYGQVFTFSLGTIQILCVNQPDIVRDFTVCTSLDLGKSAYQLKNLEPLLGQGILSSNGTKWVHQRKILAPELYMEKVKGMMNIVRESAVSVVNSWSNRIEAEGGVADIEIDECMRNFSGNVISKACFGSNYDKSEEIFLKFVALQELLSWKNIFRLIPGMSYLPLKTNREIWRLEKEVKEIILQVVKERKETSLEKDLLQVVLENVKDSKLSKEAIDNFIVDNCKNIYLAGYETTAVSATWCMMLLASNPDWQDRVRAEVTEICRGEIPDFSMLSKMKQLGMVINEALRLYPPVTVMSREALEDMKFGELDAPKGLNIWVMVVSLHTNPDIWGDDAYKFKPERFANGTTGCCKLPHVYMPFGVGPRVCLGQNLAIVELKMIIALILSKFTFSLSPSYVHSPTLRLLIEPEHGVNILVKKL; this is translated from the exons ATGCAGCTTCATTTTGATTCTCAGTTTTTTATGACTATtgtgtttctttcttttattggGTTTCTATGTTATCTCTACACTTCTTTTGTGGAGAAGCCAAATAAGCTTCTTTCAAAGCTAATGAAGCAAGGTATCAATGGTCCACCTCCAACTATTCTGCTTGGAAATATTTTGGAGTTAAAGAAAGCTCACTCTGCCGCTTCAAAGCCTTCCTCTTCTTCAAAAATCCCTTCTTCTCACAACTGTGCTGCTCTTCTTCTTCCACTCTTCGATAAATGGAGAAACGAATATG GTCAAGTGTTCACGTTTTCTCTTGGAACCATTCAAATACTGTGCGTGAACCAACCAGATATAGTGAGAGACTTCACAGTATGCACATCCTTGGACTTGGGGAAGTCTGCATATCAACTCAAAAACCTAGAGCCTTTGTTGGGTCAAGGCATTTTATCTTCAAATGGGACAAAATGGGTCCACCAAAGAAAGATCCTAGCTCCAGAACTATACATGGAAAAGGttaag GGAATGATGAATATAGTTAGAGAGTCTGCTGTTTCTGTGGTAAACTCGTGGAGTAATAGAATAGAAGCAGAAGGTGGAGTTGCTGACATCGAAATTGACGAGTGCATGAGAAATTTCTCTGGGAATGTTATTTCAAAAGCGTGCTTTGGAAGCAATTATGACAAGAGTGAAGAAATTTTCTTGAAATTCGTAGCTCTCCAAGAGTTATTGTCCTGGAAAAATATCTTCAGACTTATCCCTGGCATGAG CTACCTTCCACTAAAGACCAACAGAGAAATATGGAGATTAGAAAAGGAGGTGAAAGAAATCATACTCCAGGTGGTCAAGGAAAGAAAGGAAACTAGTCTTGAGAAGGACTTGCTGCAAGTGGTTCTTGAAAATGTTAAGGATAGTAAGCTAAGTAAAGAGGCCATTGACAATTTTATCGTTGATAACTGCAAGAATATATACTTGGCAGGGTATGAGACAACTGCAGTTTCTGCTACATGGTGCATGATGCTGCTGGCCTCAAACCCAGATTGGCAAGATCGTGTTCGTGCTGAGGTGACTGAAATTTGCAGGGGTGAGATCCCAGATTTTAGTATGCTTAGTAAGATGAAGCAG CTAGGAATGGTTATTAATGAAGCATTGCGGCTTTATCCTCCTGTGACTGTGATGTCAAGAGAGGCCTTGGAGGACATGAAATTTGGGGAGCTTGATGCTCCTAAGGGGCTTAACATTTGGGTAATGGTAGTGAGTTTGCATACAAATCCAGATATATGGGGAGATGATGCATACAAATTCAAACCAGAAAGATTTGCGAATGGAACCACAGGGTGTTGCAAGTTGCCACACGTGTACATGCCCTTTGGGGTTGGGCCACGTGTGTGTCTTGGACAGAACTTGGCTATTGTGGAACTTAAGATGATCATAGCTCTCATATTGTCCAAATTCACTTTCTCACTCTCTCCAAGCTACGTTCATTCGCCCACTCTCAGGTTGCTCATAGAGCCTGAACATGGAGTCAATATCTTGGTCAAAAAACTATGA